The sequence AATGATCCTCATTCTCGATTTCGGGTCGCAGTACACGCAGTTGATCGCGCGGCGGGTGCGCGAGGCCAAAGTTTACTGCGAGATCCATCCGTTCAATCTATCGTTGGAAAAAATCCGCGCGCTCAAACCGAAGGGTATTATTCTCTCCGGCGGGCCGGCGAGCGTCTATCAGCACGACGCGCCCAAAGTCGAGGCGCCGCTCTTCGCTCTCGACGTTCCTTTTTTGGGCATCTGCTACGGCATGGGCATGATCAATCTGGCCGCCGGCGGCGAAGTCGCGCGGGCGGAGCGGCGCGAATACGGTCCGGCGGACCTCGTGATCGACGATGACTCCGATCTGTTTTACGGTTTTTCGTCGAGCGGTCCGGCGCGCGTCTGGATGAGCCACGGCGACAAGATGAGCGCGGCGCCGAAAGGCTGGCGCATCCTGGCGCACAGCCAGAATTCCCCCATCGCCGCCTTCGCCGACCCCGAGCGGCGCCGTTTCGGCGTGCAGTTCCATCCGGAGGTGGTGCACACGCCGCGCGGGCAGGAGGTGCTTAAAAATTTTCTCTTTCGCGTCTGCGGCGCCGAGCCGGACTGGACCATGGGACATTTCATCGGGACTTCGGTCCAGAAAATCCGCGAACGGGTGGGGGATGGGCGCGTCGTCTGCGCGCTCAGCGGCGGCGTGGACTCCAGCGTCGTCGCGACGCTCGTCCACCGGGCGATCGGCGACCGCCTGGCCTGCATTTTCGTCAACAATGGTTTGCTCCGGCGCGGCGAGGCCGCGCACGTCGCGCGCCTGTTTGCCGAGCGGTTTGGCCGCGGCTTTCACCACGTAAACGCCACGGAGAAATTTCTCTCCGGCTTAAAGGGCGTCGAAGATCCCGAGCAGAAACGTAAGATCATCGGCCGGCTTTTCATCGAAGTCTTCGAAGAGGAAGCCAAAAAGCTCGGCGCGGTAAGATTTCTCGCGCAAGGAACGCTTTACCCCGACGTGATCGAGTCGGTCTCGGTCGGCGGCCCGTCGGCGACGATCAAGAGCCATCACAACGTCGGCGGCCTCCCTCCCAACATGGAGTTCAAGCTGATCGAGCCGCTGCGCGAGCTGTTTAAAGACGAAGTGCGACGTCTGGGCGAGGAGCTGGGTCTGCCGCGCGAGCTGATCCAGCGCCAGCCTTTTCCCGGACCGGGGCTCGCGATCCGCGTTCTTGGCGAGGTTACGGCAGAGCGGCTCGAAATCCTCCGCGCCGCCGACGTGATCGTCCTCGAAGAGATCAAGCGGGCCGGACTTTACGAGGAAGTGTGGCAGTCGTTCGCGATTCTGCTGCCGATTCGGACCGTCGGCGTGGTTGGCGACGAGCGCAGCTACGAACACGTCGTCGCGCTCCGCGTCGTCGAGAGCGACGACGGCATGACGGCCGATTGGGTGCCGCTTCAGCCGGATCTGCTGACAAAAATCTCCAACCGCATCACCAACGAAGTGCGCGGCGTCAACCGCGTCGTCTACGACATCTCCTCGAAACCCCCCGCGACGATCGAGTGGGAGTGAGGCGGTTGTCTCATTCGGTGCGCCCGCCCATGGCTTTAACGACGGCAGAAAAATATCCGTTCATCATGGCGCTTCGTTCATTCGCGAAGCGCCATCAATTAATCGGCGCGCTGGCGAAAAAAAGCCTCCGATTAACGGGCCGGCTGTTTCAGAAGCGCGCCATCCAACGCTATCTCGCCGGCCATCCGATCAAAAAGCTTCAGCTCGGCGCGCAGATCAACGCGCTTCCCGGCTGGCTCAACACCGATCTCTTTCCCCAGACTCCCGACATCGTTTATCTGGACGCGACGAAACATTTTCCATTCGCCGACGGGACCTTCGATTATATTTTCACCGAGCACCACCTGGAGCATTTATCTTTCGTGGACGGCCGATTCATGCTCAAAGAATGCTTCCGGGTCATGAAGCGGGGCGGGCGCATCCGGATCTCGGTTCCGTCGCTCGATGTCCTCATCCAACTATTTACCGCGCCGGACACGCCGGAGAAGCGTCGGTACATTCAGTCCGTGGGCGAGGCCTGTTTTG comes from Candidatus Binatia bacterium and encodes:
- the guaA gene encoding glutamine-hydrolyzing GMP synthase; amino-acid sequence: MILILDFGSQYTQLIARRVREAKVYCEIHPFNLSLEKIRALKPKGIILSGGPASVYQHDAPKVEAPLFALDVPFLGICYGMGMINLAAGGEVARAERREYGPADLVIDDDSDLFYGFSSSGPARVWMSHGDKMSAAPKGWRILAHSQNSPIAAFADPERRRFGVQFHPEVVHTPRGQEVLKNFLFRVCGAEPDWTMGHFIGTSVQKIRERVGDGRVVCALSGGVDSSVVATLVHRAIGDRLACIFVNNGLLRRGEAAHVARLFAERFGRGFHHVNATEKFLSGLKGVEDPEQKRKIIGRLFIEVFEEEAKKLGAVRFLAQGTLYPDVIESVSVGGPSATIKSHHNVGGLPPNMEFKLIEPLRELFKDEVRRLGEELGLPRELIQRQPFPGPGLAIRVLGEVTAERLEILRAADVIVLEEIKRAGLYEEVWQSFAILLPIRTVGVVGDERSYEHVVALRVVESDDGMTADWVPLQPDLLTKISNRITNEVRGVNRVVYDISSKPPATIEWE
- a CDS encoding methyltransferase domain-containing protein, with amino-acid sequence MALTTAEKYPFIMALRSFAKRHQLIGALAKKSLRLTGRLFQKRAIQRYLAGHPIKKLQLGAQINALPGWLNTDLFPQTPDIVYLDATKHFPFADGTFDYIFTEHHLEHLSFVDGRFMLKECFRVMKRGGRIRISVPSLDVLIQLFTAPDTPEKRRYIQSVGEACFAGAGPYNACFAMNAAVFHWGHRFLYDRATLTQVLESVGFADVRGFDPLASDDPHLRSLECRNAGNAKFETLVLEAERPA